The sequence AGCAGGTGGCCGGTGTCGAGGCACAGCCCGATGCCGCTGCCGCGCAGGACGCGTTCGGTCTCCTCGCCGCTCTCGACCATCGTGCCGACGTGCGGGTGGAGGGTCGCGGTGAGGCCGGCGCGGGCGGCGGCCCGCGAGATCCGGTCGAGGTTGGCGAGCAGCAGCGCCCAGCCGGCGTCGTCGAGCACCGGGCGGGCGTCGTACCCGTCGGTCCCGGTCGCGGCGGCGATGACGACGGTGCCGGCGTCGGCGGCCACGAGGCCGGCGATCGCGGTCTCGACCTCGGGCAGCGGGTCGTGGCCGGGGTCGTGCAGGACGACGGGCACGAACTGGCCGACGGCGCGCAGGCCGTAGGAGGCGAGCACGGCGGCCTTCTCCGCGGGGGCCGCGGGCAGGAAGCCGTCGGGGCCGAACTCGGTGGCGCTCAGACCCAGTTCCCGCATCTGCGGCAGGACCGCCTGCGGGGGGAGCTGGTGGCCCCAGCCGGGGACCTCGCACACGCCCCAGGAGATCGGTGCGCCGGCGATACGCGCGGCGAGCGGGGCGGTCACCGGCGGACTCCCTTCGCCCGGCGGGTCTTCAGCCCGTCGGTGGCGCTGTCGCTGGCGGCCCTGGTGCTCCGCATGGCGTGCCCTTCTTCCCGGTCGGTGTTCGTGTGACTGCTGCTGGTCGGTGCCGTGTGACGCGGGTCCGCGGCCAACGGCGGCGCGGGGCCCGGGCGTCTGCCCTGAGCCTGCCTTCCCGCTCGACATCATGTCAATAGTTTGTCCTGACATTATGACTGATGTGAGAGGAGTCGCCGTGCCGCCCGCGGGTCAGTGCGCGGCGACCGTCATCTCGAAGGCGTACCGCGAGGCCCGGTAGACGTGCGAGCCGTACTCGACCGGCCGTCCCGACGCGTCCTGCGCGGTGCGGACCATCGTGAGCAGGGTGGCGCCGCGGGTCTCGTCGAGCAGCCTGGCCTCGGCCGCGGTGGCCCGGCGGGCGCCGATGGACTGCTCGGCCACGCCGAGGACCACGCCCGCGCGGCGCAGCACCTGGTACAGGCCGGCTCCGGCCAGCGCCTCGGCGGTGAGCTCGACCAGGCCGGCCGGCAGGTGGTTGTGCATCAGGGCGATCGGCTCCCCGTCGGCGAGCCGCAGCCGCTGCACCGCCACCACCTCGGCGCCCTCGTCCAGATGGAGCGCGGCGGCGACCGCGGGGTCGGCGGGGACGGTTCCCACCGAGAGCACCTCGGTGGCCGGGCGCCGCCGCTCGCGCTCCAGGTCCTCGTAGAGGCTGGTGAACTGCAGCTGGCGACGTATCCGGTTGGCCACCACCTGGGTGCCGACGCCGCGCTTGCGGGCGAGCAGGCCCTTGTCCACCAGGTGCTGCATGGCCTGACGCATCGTCGGGCGGGACAGCCCGAACTGGTCGGCCATCGCGACCTCGTTGCTCAGCCGGGTGCCGGGCGGCAGCACCCCGGACTCGATGAGTTCCTGCAGCTGCTGGGCGAACTGGAAGTACAGCGGGACCGGGCTGCCCCGGTCGATGGTGATCTGCTGTGCGAGCGAATCCACTTCCACCCCTCCAGAAACTTCTGCCGACGCAGGCCAGTATGACGCATGATGCAGTGTAAGCTCTGTACGTCCATATGTCATAACAAACTCTTGCCTTGTCATTCGCCACAGAGTAGAAAGCTGAAT comes from Streptomyces sp. NBC_00448 and encodes:
- a CDS encoding GntR family transcriptional regulator, whose translation is MDSLAQQITIDRGSPVPLYFQFAQQLQELIESGVLPPGTRLSNEVAMADQFGLSRPTMRQAMQHLVDKGLLARKRGVGTQVVANRIRRQLQFTSLYEDLERERRRPATEVLSVGTVPADPAVAAALHLDEGAEVVAVQRLRLADGEPIALMHNHLPAGLVELTAEALAGAGLYQVLRRAGVVLGVAEQSIGARRATAAEARLLDETRGATLLTMVRTAQDASGRPVEYGSHVYRASRYAFEMTVAAH
- a CDS encoding TIM barrel protein — protein: MTAPLAARIAGAPISWGVCEVPGWGHQLPPQAVLPQMRELGLSATEFGPDGFLPAAPAEKAAVLASYGLRAVGQFVPVVLHDPGHDPLPEVETAIAGLVAADAGTVVIAAATGTDGYDARPVLDDAGWALLLANLDRISRAAARAGLTATLHPHVGTMVESGEETERVLRGSGIGLCLDTGHLLIGGGDPVAVASRWPGRIAHVHLKDVRLALARQVQAGAATYTAAVADGMYVPLGTGDVDIAAIVRILEGAGYSGWYVLEQDTVLRAAPGESGGADPADDVRACVAYLLSLAGATADPTGPAGE